The following are from one region of the Vitis riparia cultivar Riparia Gloire de Montpellier isolate 1030 chromosome 14, EGFV_Vit.rip_1.0, whole genome shotgun sequence genome:
- the LOC117929448 gene encoding alpha-dioxygenase 1 isoform X1, with product MFKRMASLVSLLTAPLHHFIHDEFHEVVARMTLIDRFLFLIMHSIDKLGIWHRLPVFLGLIYLAIRRHLHEQYNLFNVGSTPTGVRYNPVDYPYRTADGEYNDPFNEGAGSQGTFFGRNILPVDQKDKLKKPDPMVVATKLLARRDFTDTGKQFNMIAASWIQFMIHDWIDHMEDTQQIELTAPREVANQCPLKSFKFYKTKEVATGFYDIKSGSLNIRTPWWDGSAIYGSNEKQLQRVRTFKDGKLKISEDGLLLHDQDMIPVSGDVRNSWAGVSTLQALFVKEHNAVCDALKKEYRHMNDEELYHRARLVTSAVIAKIHTIDWTVELLKTDTLLAGMRANWYGLLGKKFKDTFGHVGGTILGGLVGQKKPNNHGVPYSLTEEFTTVYRMHELLPDHLLLRDISAAPGLNKSPPLVKKVSMPNLIGHEGEKALSEIGFARQMVSMGHQASGALQLWNYPVWLRDLIPQDVDGKDRSDHVDLPALEIYRDRERKVARYNQFRRALLLIPISKWEDLTDDSETINILRELYGDDVEELDTHVGLMAEKKIKGFAISETAFVIFIVMASRRLGADRFFTSNFNEETYTKKGLEWVNTTESLKDVLDRHYPEMTEKWMNSSSAFSVWDSAPNAHNPVPLYLRVPH from the exons ATGTTCAAAAGAATGGCGTCCCTCGTATCCCTCTTGACGGCCCCTCTGCATCATTTCATTCATGATGAGTTTCATGAAGTTGTAGCAAGAATGACTCTCATAGATCGTTTTCTCTTCCTT ATCATGCACTCCATTGATAAGTTGGGCATATGGCATCGGTTACCTGTGTTCTTGGGTCTTATTTATCTGGCAATTCGTCGACACCTTCATGAGCAGTACAACTTGTTTAACGTTGGAAGCACCCCAACAGGTGTTCGCTATAACCCAGTCGACTATCCTTATAGGACGGCGGATGGGGAATATAACGATCCCTTCAATGAAGGTGCAGGCAGccaagggactttctttggcaGGAACATCCTCCCTGTTGATCAGAAAGATAAG CTAAAGAAGCCGGATCCAATGGTGGTGGCCACAAAACTTCTGGCGCGGAGAGATTTCACTGACACGGGAAAGCAGTTCAACATGATAGCAGCGTCTTGGATTCAGTTCATGATACATGATTGGATTGATCACATGGAGGATACCCAGCAG ATTGAGCTGACTGCGCCTAGAGAAGTAGCAAACCAATGCCCCCTCAAATCTTTCAAGTTCTACAAGACAAAAGAGGTTGCAACTGGGTTCTATGATATCAAAAGTGGTTCATTGAACATTCGAACACCTTGGTG ggATGGAAGCGCGATATATGGGAGCAATGAGAAGCAGTTGCAGAGAGTAAGGACTTTCAAAGACGGGAAGCTCAAGATATCAGAAGATGGGCTTCTTCTCCATGACCAAGATATGATTCCGGTGAGCGGAGATGTTCGCAACAGTTGGGCTGGCGTATCAACACTGCAGGCTCTCTTCGTCAAAGAGCACAATGCAGTTTGTGATGCCCTCAAG AAGGAATATAGACATATGAACGATGAAGAACTGTATCATCGTGCAAGGCTGGTGACTTCTGCTGTAATTGCAAAAATTCATACCATAGATTGGACTGTGGAGCTTCTCAAAACCGATACACTACTTGCAGGAATGCGCGCCAATTG GTATGGACTGCTGGGAAAGAAATTCAAGGACACATTTGGGCATGTTGGGGGAACCATCTTGGGAGGGCTTGTGGGCCAAAAGAAACCCAACAACCATGGGGTCCCATATTCATTGACTGAGGAGTTTACCACCGTTTATAGGATGCACGAGCTCCTTCCTGATCACCTTCTTCTCAGAGACATCTCTGCTGCCCCTGGACTCAACAAATCGCCACCCTTGGTCAAAAA GGTTTCTATGCCGAATCTGATTGGTCATGAGGGAGAGAAGGCCTTATCAGAAATTGGGTTTGCAAGGCAAATGGTTTCAATGGGCCACCAAGCAAGTGGGGCACTTCAGCTTTGGAACTATCCGGTGTGGCTCAGGGACCTCATTCCACAAGATGTGGATGGCAAAGATAGATCTGATCACGTTGACCTTCCAGCTCTTGAAA TATACAGAGACAGGGAGAGGAAAGTTGCAAGGTACAATCAGTTCAGGAGGGCCCTACTATTGATCCCCATCTCTAAATGGGAAGATCTGACGGACGATAGCGAAACGATTAATATTCTTAGAGAACTGTACGGTGATGATGTTGAAGAGCTTGACACTCATGTGGGCCTCATGGCAGAGAAGAAGATCAAGGGTTTTGCTATAAGTGAAACAGCCTTTGTCATATTCATCGTCATGGCGTCCAg GAGGCTAGGGGCAGACAGGTTCTTCACAAGCAATTTCAACGAGGAGACATACACAAAGAAGGGACTTGAATGGGTGAACACCACGGAGAGTCTGAAAGATGTGTTGGATCGGCATTACCCAGAGATGACAGAGAAATGGATGAACTCAAGCAGTGCATTCTCAGTGTGGGACTCTGCTCCAAATGCTCATAATCCTGTCCCACTCTATCTTCGTGTTCCCCATTGA
- the LOC117929448 gene encoding alpha-dioxygenase 1 isoform X2, with amino-acid sequence MFKRMASLVSLLTAPLHHFIHDEFHEVVARMTLIDRFLFLIMHSIDKLGIWHRLPVFLGLIYLAIRRHLHEQYNLFNVGSTPTGVRYNPVDYPYRTADGEYNDPFNEGAGSQGTFFGRNILPVDQKDKLKKPDPMVVATKLLARRDFTDTGKQFNMIAASWIQFMIHDWIDHMEDTQQIELTAPREVANQCPLKSFKFYKTKEVATGFYDIKSGSLNIRTPWWDGSAIYGSNEKQLQRVRTFKDGKLKISEDGLLLHDQDMIPVSGDVRNSWAGVSTLQALFVKEHNAVCDALKEYRHMNDEELYHRARLVTSAVIAKIHTIDWTVELLKTDTLLAGMRANWYGLLGKKFKDTFGHVGGTILGGLVGQKKPNNHGVPYSLTEEFTTVYRMHELLPDHLLLRDISAAPGLNKSPPLVKKVSMPNLIGHEGEKALSEIGFARQMVSMGHQASGALQLWNYPVWLRDLIPQDVDGKDRSDHVDLPALEIYRDRERKVARYNQFRRALLLIPISKWEDLTDDSETINILRELYGDDVEELDTHVGLMAEKKIKGFAISETAFVIFIVMASRRLGADRFFTSNFNEETYTKKGLEWVNTTESLKDVLDRHYPEMTEKWMNSSSAFSVWDSAPNAHNPVPLYLRVPH; translated from the exons ATGTTCAAAAGAATGGCGTCCCTCGTATCCCTCTTGACGGCCCCTCTGCATCATTTCATTCATGATGAGTTTCATGAAGTTGTAGCAAGAATGACTCTCATAGATCGTTTTCTCTTCCTT ATCATGCACTCCATTGATAAGTTGGGCATATGGCATCGGTTACCTGTGTTCTTGGGTCTTATTTATCTGGCAATTCGTCGACACCTTCATGAGCAGTACAACTTGTTTAACGTTGGAAGCACCCCAACAGGTGTTCGCTATAACCCAGTCGACTATCCTTATAGGACGGCGGATGGGGAATATAACGATCCCTTCAATGAAGGTGCAGGCAGccaagggactttctttggcaGGAACATCCTCCCTGTTGATCAGAAAGATAAG CTAAAGAAGCCGGATCCAATGGTGGTGGCCACAAAACTTCTGGCGCGGAGAGATTTCACTGACACGGGAAAGCAGTTCAACATGATAGCAGCGTCTTGGATTCAGTTCATGATACATGATTGGATTGATCACATGGAGGATACCCAGCAG ATTGAGCTGACTGCGCCTAGAGAAGTAGCAAACCAATGCCCCCTCAAATCTTTCAAGTTCTACAAGACAAAAGAGGTTGCAACTGGGTTCTATGATATCAAAAGTGGTTCATTGAACATTCGAACACCTTGGTG ggATGGAAGCGCGATATATGGGAGCAATGAGAAGCAGTTGCAGAGAGTAAGGACTTTCAAAGACGGGAAGCTCAAGATATCAGAAGATGGGCTTCTTCTCCATGACCAAGATATGATTCCGGTGAGCGGAGATGTTCGCAACAGTTGGGCTGGCGTATCAACACTGCAGGCTCTCTTCGTCAAAGAGCACAATGCAGTTTGTGATGCCCTCAAG GAATATAGACATATGAACGATGAAGAACTGTATCATCGTGCAAGGCTGGTGACTTCTGCTGTAATTGCAAAAATTCATACCATAGATTGGACTGTGGAGCTTCTCAAAACCGATACACTACTTGCAGGAATGCGCGCCAATTG GTATGGACTGCTGGGAAAGAAATTCAAGGACACATTTGGGCATGTTGGGGGAACCATCTTGGGAGGGCTTGTGGGCCAAAAGAAACCCAACAACCATGGGGTCCCATATTCATTGACTGAGGAGTTTACCACCGTTTATAGGATGCACGAGCTCCTTCCTGATCACCTTCTTCTCAGAGACATCTCTGCTGCCCCTGGACTCAACAAATCGCCACCCTTGGTCAAAAA GGTTTCTATGCCGAATCTGATTGGTCATGAGGGAGAGAAGGCCTTATCAGAAATTGGGTTTGCAAGGCAAATGGTTTCAATGGGCCACCAAGCAAGTGGGGCACTTCAGCTTTGGAACTATCCGGTGTGGCTCAGGGACCTCATTCCACAAGATGTGGATGGCAAAGATAGATCTGATCACGTTGACCTTCCAGCTCTTGAAA TATACAGAGACAGGGAGAGGAAAGTTGCAAGGTACAATCAGTTCAGGAGGGCCCTACTATTGATCCCCATCTCTAAATGGGAAGATCTGACGGACGATAGCGAAACGATTAATATTCTTAGAGAACTGTACGGTGATGATGTTGAAGAGCTTGACACTCATGTGGGCCTCATGGCAGAGAAGAAGATCAAGGGTTTTGCTATAAGTGAAACAGCCTTTGTCATATTCATCGTCATGGCGTCCAg GAGGCTAGGGGCAGACAGGTTCTTCACAAGCAATTTCAACGAGGAGACATACACAAAGAAGGGACTTGAATGGGTGAACACCACGGAGAGTCTGAAAGATGTGTTGGATCGGCATTACCCAGAGATGACAGAGAAATGGATGAACTCAAGCAGTGCATTCTCAGTGTGGGACTCTGCTCCAAATGCTCATAATCCTGTCCCACTCTATCTTCGTGTTCCCCATTGA
- the LOC117929621 gene encoding uncharacterized protein LOC117929621: MSQGYAIELYFDPALENQVLKAWNVLARRQISTQLIEIESRPHITLFSSPLIEPARLENIIKSFAGKQEPLPLSFSSIGSLPNDKNVLFLAPTPTLSLLQFHSQLCDALKKEGIEIGEEYRPDSWIPHCPVAQEVPKIRMGEAFSVLRDLKLPVTGYAMDIGLVEFSPVRELFSFVLSNTLEA; this comes from the coding sequence ATGTCACAAGGCTATGCAATAGAGCTTTACTTCGACCCAGCGCTGGAAAACCAAGTGTTGAAGGCTTGGAACGTGCTGGCTCGCCGCCAAATCAGTACCCAACTCATTGAGATTGAATCACGCCCTCATATCACCCTATTCTCCAGCCCCCTTATCGAGCCCGCAAGGCTCGAAAACATCATCAAATCTTTCGCCGGAAAGCAAGAGCCTTTGCCCTTATCCTTCTCCTCGATTGGAAGCCTTCCCAATGACAAGAACGTCCTCTTCCTTGCCCCTACTCCGACCTTATCACTCCTTCAATTCCATTCCCAATTGTGCGATGCTTTGAAGAAAGAGGGCATCGAAATTGGGGAGGAGTATCGCCCTGACTCGTGGATTCCTCATTGCCCAGTTGCTCAGGAAGTCCCCAAGATTCGAATGGGGGAGGCGTTCAGTGTATTGCGGGATTTGAAGTTGCCGGTTACTGGGTATGCAATGGACATCGGGTTGGTGGAGTTTTCGCCGGTTCGAGAACTCTTCTCCTTTGTGCTCAGTAACACACTAGAAGCGTGA
- the LOC117930088 gene encoding protease Do-like 9 yields the protein MGEPKRKRGRKPKAPKTEPMDFQFTNPGPSTTATATAAANDVVSASAVELTEGSPPSARRGRGRPRKIGNHVEKSPERRSSRFVESSNGDARHVGAVVVPEAPPRWESVVRVVPSMDAVVKVFCVHTEPNFSLPWQRKRQYSSSSSGFIIEGRRVLTNAHSVEHHTQVKLKKRGSDTKYLATVLAIGTECDIALLTVNDDEFWDGVKPVEFGDLPALQDAVTVVGYPIGGDTISVTSGVVSRMEILSYVHGSTELLGLQIDAAINSGNSGGPAINDKGKCVGIAFQSLKHEDVENIGYVIPTPVIMHFIRDYEKNGAYTGFPILGVEWQKMENPDLRVSMGMGPDQKGVRIRRIEPTAPESHVLKPSDVILSFDGVKIANDGTVPFRHGERIGFSYLVSQKYTGDNAVVKVLRNSQILEFCIKLAIHKRLIAAHIKGRPPSYYIIGGFVFTAVSVPYLRSEYGKDYEFDAPVKLLDKHLYSMAQSVDEQLVVVAQVLVADINIGYEEIVNTQVLSFNGKPVKNLKSLATMVESCDDEFLKFELEYQQIVVLQTKTAKAATLDILTTHCIPSAMSDDLKT from the exons ATGGGAGAGCCAAAGAGGAAGCGAGGTCGCAAACCTAAAGCCCCAAAGACAGAACCCATGGACTTCCAATTCACGAACCCTGGACCCAGCACCACCGCCACAGCCACCGCTGCTGCCAACGACGTTGTATCTGCCTCCGCCGTGGAACTCACTGAAGGCAGCCCCCCGTCCGCTCGCCGGGGTCGGGGCAGGCCCAGGAAGATCGGTAATCATGTCGAGAAGTCCCCCGAACGTCGGAGCTCCCGGTTCGTGGAATCAAGCAACGGTGACGCGAGGCATGTGGGTGCTGTGGTTGTTCCGGAGGCGCCGCCCAGGTGGGAGAGTGTTGTGAGGGTGGTGCCATCTATGGACGCGGTGGTGAAGGTGTTTTGCGTGCACACGGAGCCGAATTTCTCGCTGCCATGGCAGCGGAAGCGGCAATACAGTTCGAGTAGCAGTGGGTTTATCATTGAGGGAAGGAGGGTGTTGACGAATGCTCATTCGGTTGAGCATCATACGCAGGTGAAGCTCAAGAAACGCGGCTCAGATACCAAATACTTGGCTACTGTGCTAGCTATTGGGACTGAGTGTGATATCG CATTGTTGACTGTCAATGATGATGAGTTCTGGGATGGGGTTAAGCCGGTGGAATTTGGAGATTTGCCTGCACTCCAAGATGCTGTTACAGTTGTAGGCTACCCAATCGGGGGCGACACAATCTCTGTCACAAGTGGTGTTGTATCACGCATGGAGATATTATCTTATGTTCATGGTTCAACTGAGCTTCTTGGTCTTCAG ATAGATGCTGCAATAAACTCTGGAAATTCTGGTGGACCTGCAATTAATGATAAAGGCAAATGTGTGGGTATCGCATTTCAGTCCCTTAAACATGAAGATGTAGAGAATATAGGTTATGTCATACCAACGCCAGTTATTATGCACTTCATCCGGGATTATGAGAAGAATGGTGCATATACAG GATTCCCAATTCTTGGGGTTGAATGGCAGAAGATGGAAAATCCTGATCTGCGTGTGTCAATGGGGATGGGACCTGATCAGAAGGGTGTCCGTATTAGAAGAATTGAGCCTACAGCTCCTGAGTCTCATGTTCTGAAGCCATCTGATGTTATTCTTAGCTTTGATGGGGTTAAAATTGCCAATGACGGAACAG TTCCATTTAGGCATGGAGAGCGCATTGGTTTCAGTTACCTTGTTTCTCAAAAGTATACGGGGGATAATGCTGTAGTTAAAGTTCTCCGGAATTCACAGATACTTGAATTCTGCATAAAACTTGCAATTCACAAGCGGCTCATAGCTGCACACATCAAGGGCAGACCTCCATCCTATTACATTATTGGTGGATTTGTTTTTACAGCAGTATCTGTTCCATATCTGCGTTCTGAG TACGGCAAGGATTATGAATTTGATGCTCCAGTCAAGCTGTTGGATAAGCATCTGTACTCAATGGCACAATCCGTCGATGAACAACTTGTTGTGGTTGCtcag GTGCTTGTGGCAGACATTAATATTGGATATGAGGAAATTGTCAATACACAG GTTCTTTCTTTCAATGGTAAGCCTGTAAAGAATCTGAAGAGCCTGGCCACCATGGTTGAGAGTTGTGatgatgaatttttaaaattcgaACTGGAATATCAacag ATAGTGGTCCTCCAAACTAAAACTGCCAAAGCAGCAACTTTAGATATTTTAACAACACATTGCATACCTTCAGCTATGTCAGATGATCTCAAGACATGA